The DNA sequence CTTAATTAAGCAACTACTTTACGTTTTACGTTAATAAAAAATAAAAAGGGCTTTTAATAGCCCTTTTTCATATTTCGACACTAGGAATAAACATGTCTAGCCGAATCGTAGTATTAATTTCAGGCAGTGGTAGTAACTTACAAGCCATTATTGATGCCAGTAATCAAGATGATTATCAAGGCAAGGTTGTCGGGGTTTTATCGAATAAAGCCGACGCCTATGGTCTAACGCGTGCACAAAACGCAGGTATTGACACAGTCACCTTATCCCATAAAGATTTCGATAGTCGCGAACAGTATGACTTAGCCTTGATTGAAAAAATTGACGCCTTTAAGCCCGATGTTATTGTACTTGCTGGCTTTATGCGTATTTTAACCGCTGAGTTTGTTCAGCACTTTCAGGGTAAATTACTTAATATCCACCCTTCTCTTTTACCTAAATATCAAGGTTTGAATACTCATCAACGCGCCTTAGATGCTGGCGATAAAGAGCACGGTGTTAGCGTTCATTTTGTCACAGAAGAGCTCGATGGTGGTCCGGTAATATTACAAGCTAAAGTACCTGTTTTTGACGGTGATAGCAGTGATGATTTAGCAGAGCGCGTGCATGAGCAAGAGCATAGAATCTACCCTCTTGTGGTT is a window from the Litorilituus sediminis genome containing:
- the purN gene encoding phosphoribosylglycinamide formyltransferase, with translation MSSRIVVLISGSGSNLQAIIDASNQDDYQGKVVGVLSNKADAYGLTRAQNAGIDTVTLSHKDFDSREQYDLALIEKIDAFKPDVIVLAGFMRILTAEFVQHFQGKLLNIHPSLLPKYQGLNTHQRALDAGDKEHGVSVHFVTEELDGGPVILQAKVPVFDGDSSDDLAERVHEQEHRIYPLVVKWFCDKRLTMASANIAGKQVEQAILDGNVLPSSGYAND